The Pararhizobium sp. IMCC21322 sequence GGATTCAGCGCAATCAAATTCAAAAGCCGAGACAAAGGCCAAAGACCCGGCGGAGGCCACATAAATCATGAATCTCACTGCTGTCAGAGCCATCTATGCATTCGAAATGAACCGCATGTGGCGCACCCTGTTTCAAAGCCTCATCTCGCCGATTTTATCGACCTCGCTCTATTTCGTGGTGTTCGGATCGGCCATCGGCTCGCGCATTCCGGAAATTGAGGGCGTGAGCTACGGCTCCTTCATCGTGCCGGGCCTTATCATGCTGTCCCTGCTCACCCAGTCGCTGTCCAATGCCGCCTTTGGTATCTACTTCCCCAAATTCACGGGCACGATTTACGAATTGCTGTCAGCGCCCATTTCGTCGTTTGAAATTGTACTGGGTTATGTGGGAGCCGCCGCGACCAAATCGCTCATTCTCGGCGCGATTATTCTGGCAACAGCCAGCCTGTTCGTGGAACTGCAAATTGCGCACCCGTTCATCATGCTGCTGTTTCTGGTGCTGACCGCGCTGACCTTCAGCCTGCTCGGCTTTATCATTGGCATCTGGGCCGATAGTTTTGAAAAACTGCAGATCGTACCACTGCTGGTCATCACACCCTTGGTGTTTCTGGGCGGCAGCTTCTATTCGGTCAACATGTTGCCCCCCATCTGGCAGACGGTGACGTTCTTCAACCCGGTGCTCTACCTTGTCAGCGGCTTTCGCTGGAGCTTTTATGAAGTTGCCGACGTTGATGTGACCATCAGCCTCGCTGTCATCACCCTGTTTCTGGTGAGCTGCATTTCCATCGTCTGGTGGATTTTCAAGACGGGCTATCAGGTCAAGCAATAGGCTGCACAAACAAAAATCCCGGCTCCAGAGGAACCGGGATTTTGAATCTTGTTTCAGGCCGTTAGGCCAATCTGTTGAATCAGATCATCAGGCGGCGGATGTGTGCAAACGTCCATAGAACAATGGGGTGGATGAAACCGACCGCAATGTTTTTGCGCCGTACAGAACGGCCAGATCAGCCAGCGGCTCAACCAGAACAACCAGCATGTAGGCGGCTGCGAAAGAGGCAACGGAACTCAGGCTTTCTGCGCCAAAACCCTGACCGTAAAACGCCCAGAATGCGACCCAGGCAACCACACCACCCTGATAGGCGGTTGAGAGCGTCAGTGCCTGTTTGTAGGACAGATCCACATAGGCCGTCTTTGGTGCAATGATGCGTTTTGCCAGCGCGCTGATAGCCCACAATGGCAGCAGCAGCGTTGTAACATTCATGCCGTATTGCGGCAGATCAATCGGTGCGAAGAACACTCCCTGTGCCAGCAGGCCAAGCGCCAGACCAATGGCCGCCGCGCCGCCGCCAAACAGCAGATACAGTGTGGACCCCAGAATGAAGTGAACTTCCGATACGCCAACCGGATAATGCGGCAATACCTGAAAGAACACGAAAACAATCATTGTGGCCGCAACACTGCGCATGGCCAGAGCGGACACGCCGCCATCATTGCGAATCGTATCCCAGGCCATTTTGCCAACCAGCGCGGCAGCACCGGCTGATGTGGCATAGCTCAGGGCAATTTTAGCGCCGTCAACGACGCCAGGTTCAATATGCATTTTAGTCTCCTTTGCGCACCCGCCGTGCGCCTCGTGTGAATTGGTCTTGCGACCGGTTTGGATGGCAGGTTTCCTGGCTTGTGCCTTGCGCCTCACTCACCTTCCCGGCGTTCGCCAGTGGCATATCGAGTTTGGCAGTCACATACAGTTGCGGGGGCAGCCACGGATTTAATCCCGATTTGGGTAGCTCGAACCGTGTTCCCTTATCTCATCCCGCCCGCCTGTGGCGTTCGGGAACCATCGACCACTGTCTTGGCGCAAGATGGTTTGTGAGTAAAGCGGGAAGGTCAGATTGATGCCAGGGTCATCATCAGGCGTTCACGCCGGGAAATCATGTCATCGGCCCGGACTGTTCCCCATGCGCTATATCTGCAATCAGTGCCCGGAAAGGCGCATAAAAATCCGACTTTGTGGTTTCAGAAGAGCCTGAAACACGCGGCCGAATTTCTGCACCTCACACAGCCCGCAATTTCAAAGACTCTTAAAGAACTTGAGGAAATTGCAGGCGTTACCCTGCTTGAACGCGGTCGCGGCGGCGTGTTGATAACTCCCGAGGGCGAGGTTTTCTTAAGGCACGCCGCCACCAGCCTCAACGCGCTGGATCAGGCCTTGAACAGCGTATCTGCACTGCAAAAGGGGGAACAGGGTTCCCTTGCAGTCGGCGCACTACCCAGCGTTGCAGCACGGCTGATGCCATTGGCAACACAAATTTTCAAACAGGATTTCCCCCACATCACCCTTCTGCTTGAAGGGGGCCAACACAGTTTTCTGGTGGATCGTCTGCGCCGGAACGATTGATCTGCTGATCGGTCGGCTTGGCAAGCCCGACCAGATGAAAGGCATATCCTTCACTCAGCTCTATATGGAAGATGTTGTCGTGGTCTGCTCGCCGGATCATCCACTGACCAGGTCCAGTCGGCTCGCCGATATCTCATCCTATCAAATCATCTACCCCACACCAGAGTCAGCCATTCGCCCGCTGGTGGACCTGATGATGATTGCCAATAATATCAATACCTTCTCCAATCGTATTGAATCAGTTTCTGCGACATTCGGACACGGCCTGACCCTGACCAGCAACGCCTTATGGATCATCTCAAGCGGCGTAGTCGCCACAGACATCGCCAACGGAAGACTGGTCGCACTACCAATCGATATGCGCCTCACCAACGGCCCCATAGGCATCATGACCCGCGCCGAAGAGGACTTGTCACCGCTCGCCCAAGTGTCTCGCCAAGCGGCGATAAAAGCGGTTGAGGAATTGCGGTTGCGTTGAAGGATGTGTTGAATGTTCGAAGATTAGGTTGCAGCTTACATGGACGGGAGGCGGTCATTCGCTGCGGCTGTTTAGCAATTCCAAACGGTCGGGCAAGCAGACGATCAACTCCCCGTATTACTCAGACAACACTGCGTTGATGAACGGCAGCATAAAACTTCTCACTGATTCATATTGGTCTGCTTGAAGTAACTGTTCCTTGGTTTCAGGGTTTACTTCACGCCCGTCCAATTTTACGCCATGCAGACTACCCGTCGCAAGAACCAGCTGGCTTCCAGATGGTCTTTCATTAAGCGCAAAATTAATCATGCGTTTCGAATTTTCTGGGTCAGGATCTTGTTGGAGCGGTGTATCAATTACGATTGGACAAAAACAAGAAGTAGAAAATTTGTCTATCGTATGCAAAATAGCATAATTGTAAGCGAGGATAAGTCGTGGCGCTTTGTTGCCCGTCTCTCGAATTGTCGGTCTGATGTTATCCCACATGTTGCTTGGAACATTATCAACACGAAGTTTTTTGCAGAACATACGAAGCTTATCAGCATAAAATTTGACGATTTTTTCTCTGTTCTCCTTTTTGTCAAACGAGCCCATTTCCTTTTTTGCAGCGGCAATTTTTTCGTTTAGCGCGCCAATATCACCGTCGATTGAGCGTTCCTCCCGCTCAAAGGTATGGTCCAGAATGCGCTCACTTTCATCGCGCAACATGTCGCCTAACTTGATCTGTCCTCTAGTCTCCTCAAGGATTGATTGAATGCGATCTATGCTAACTTGCATTGATGGCACACTCTTTAAACGCAGAACAATTTCAGCATTCAGCTTGTCGACCTTCGCTCGCGCTTCTAGAAGTATAATGCGGCATGCGTCCGCGTCATTGTGCAAACCAAACCTGTTAGCAAAATCGTTTTCATGCACTGTGCTGCAAACTGGGCAAACGATCTCTGCATCACTTAGCTTTTTTGAGAACTTTATGTCAGCCTCTAGTTCTGACAGCACCCTAGCAGCAATTTCGACCTCTTCTCGTGAAGCTGTCCTTCGAGCCTGCAGTTGTGAAATCTCAATTCGAACCTCATCATAAGATTTCTGCAATACGTTTTGCTCTTTCAACAGAGCGTTAATCCTGTCTCCAAAGGCTCCTACATCCAATGCGATCCCAACTCGCTTGCGCTTGTCATTAAAGCGTTGTTTAGCTTTAGACAGCGCAGTTCTTTCTTGAGCCAGTTCTCCTCTGGCTGCAGTTGCTTCATCCCTTGCGGCCTTCAACCGATAGTACTCTTTGGGACGAATTCCAGTGTGATAGCGGGCTATGTCGTTCTTGTAAGCGCTAATCATTTCAAGACCAGAGAACGAAGACCACGTGTCTACCCAACCCTTTTCTTGATCAAGGTAAAATGGAAGAAAGCAGAAAGCAGGTGGAGGAACGGCATTTCCCCCCCCTTGAGCTTCGCAGTTATCTCAAAGTCCAGTAGCTCTGCAATTTTTGGCGCTAGATCCTTAACTACTGAATTTCCGGTCCATGTTAGTGTTCTAACCTCATCAAACAACGCAAAACGCCCTGCTTGTCGGAGCATAAAGAACGCACTACCGTCAATTTCGAACTCAAGCAGTGTTTCGACTTTTGCATTCTTCCAGGGTTCTGGCGTTCTAGACGGGTCAGCGCCCAGCGTCGCGTACAATGATTTTACGAGGCTCGACTTGCCAAAATCATTGTCGGCAACGACCGTAGTTGTCAGGCTGCTAAAATCCTCAACTCTTGCTTTCTTTTCTTGATTTGATAGCAACCAGAGTTTTCTGAATTTCAGCCTTTTCATGCCGCTTTGTCCTCAAGTTTCTAATAAGAGTTTTGTAATTTTCTAGCTTAGTCGATTGAATACGCTTCATATAAGATCATCGCCTCTATTCGTTCGTCCGATGCGGTCATCAACTCAGCACGAGCTTCCACCGCCACAGCGGTAAAGACGAGGCTCAGCAAGTCGTTTAAGCTCAAACCTTCAAAGTCGTTATCTTTGATAAAGCTGGAAATTCTACGCCTTATTTTTCGCACTGCTTCATTTGGGTTGAGAACTGCAACACGGTATGAGTTCCACTCGCGTCGCAAACGTATTTTTTTTGGCGCAGGTAAGTGTATATCAGCTGAAATCTCTTCCCATTTTGGACAATTCACGGTTGATGAAACGGCTTGTAGCCAGCCGTTTGCGTCAAGCCGAGTTATCCCACGACGCGACACCACCTCATCGAAATCGCTAAGGTCCACGTTTGTCGCACGGGACTTTCTGTCACATTCATCAGAAATGGCCTTGAACACTGCTGACAACGAAAATTCAGCTTCGCCGAGATTTTCAACGACAAAAGCGTCTAACTTACCTTTTGCGTGTGCATCTGCATCATCCAGACTCAAGTCTGTTCGTGAAACCCAGAGAAGCTCGCTTTTGATCGTACTTTCGCCTGAGAATTCTTCTTCCAGCTTTTTAGTAATCTCTGCCAGTTTGCCTTCGTCACACTCAGTCAAACAGAACTTGTTCTTACTGGATGGAGCAAAGTTTGTGGGCGCATTCGACAAAAAGGTAGCCGACTCCACACTGTCACCAAATGCAACTGCATTTTCATACATCTTCCCCAAAAAAGAACGGGTATCTTTGTCTTTCTTTTTGTCGCGTTTAGTCAACGCCGCGGGTGTCCAGTTACCGCTCTTCTTTGATTTTACTTGATAAAACTGCACGTTCTGAGGAGCACATTGATCGTCAAAAATTGCAATTGGCCTGCTGCCGGTTCCGTGGACAGGCACTTAAGCTAACATTGCCACCTCCTCGAACTCAACGGGGCTGAGATATCCGATCGTCGAATGCCTCCGTTTTGGATTGTAGAAGCGTTCGATGTAGTCGAACACATCTGCCTTGGCGTCGTCGCGCGTCCGGTAGACCTTTCGGGCCGTGCGTTCCGTTTTCAGCGAGGAGAAGAAGCTCTCCATCGCGGCGTTGTCCCAGACATTTCCTGAGCGGCTCATCGAGCATGTGATGCCATGATCGGCCATCAGCCGCTGGAACTGCTCGCTGGTATACTGACTACCCTGATCGGAGTGGTGCAACAGGCTGTCGGGCTCGCCTCTTCGCCAGATCGCCATGATCAGCGCATCGGTCACGAACTGCGCGCTCATGCTGGCACTCATCGACCATCCCACGACCCGGCGCGAGAACAGGTCGATGACGACGGCAACGTAGAGCCACCCCTGCGCAGTCCAGATGTAGGTGAAGTCGGCTACCCACTTCTGGTTTGGCGCTGGCGCATCAAAGGCCCGATCAAGGATGTTTTGCGACACCGGCGCCATCCTTTCGCCCGCATCCTTCGGCAGCCCGCGCCGACGAGGCCGGGCTCGCAGCCCGCTTTCGCGCATCAGCCGCTCAATGCGATGGAGCCCGCATGACAGGCCTTCGGCCAGAACGTCGTGCCAGACCCGGCGTGCGCCATAGGTGCGGTCACTGCTCTTGAAGCTCCGGTCGATAACGGTGAGGAGTTCCTCGTCGCGCCGGGATCTCACGCTCGGGCTCCGGTTGAGCCAGGCGTGGAAACCCGAACGTGATACATCCACAGCGGCGCACAGCCATGCCACCGGCCAGATGCCCCGGTGCTTCGCGATGAAGGCGAACTTCATGTCACTTCTTTCGCGAAGAAGGCCGTGGCCTTTTTTAGGATGTCACGCTCCGCCTTCAGCTTTCTCACTTCGCGTCGAAGCCGCTCGATCTCAAGCTGCTCGGGCCTCATCTGGCAATGGCCGGGAAACGCATATTGCGGATCAGCCGAAAATTCCTTGATCCATTTGCGCAGCACATTCTCGTGCAATTCGAGATCCCGCGCCGCCTGGGCGGCCGACACACCACGTTCCCTGACAAGCCTCACCGCTTCAAGCTTGAACTCGCGACTGAACTTTCTTCTCTGCATTGGATAACTCCGATTCCATCAAAACACCTTAACTCGGTGTCCACGGAACCGGCAGCAGGCCAAATATCGTCGTGATATTCAAACACAAGCGCATAGTCGCCACCCAACTTGTGCCTTTCTAAGACGAGAACCAATCCACAAAGAGCTTGGTAGTGGTATCGACTATTTGTGTGCGCTCCACTATCTTCGCGTTGCGGCGTGGAAGTCAGCTTTTTTTTCAGTTCAGTCAAACGCAGATCTCGCAATAAAACAACTCTGAGATGAAACCTCACCTAAATTGACTTTTCATGCAAGAGGCGCAGCTAATATCCATCGGAGACGACGTTTGCGACCAATACTTCACCGGTCATCGCGGCCTATTGTGCCAAAGCACTTGATTTTAGTGGGATGCTGTATCTGATCATCGTTGCTTCACCCTCCAAAATGTTTCGCTCTGGCGGAATGGCGGATTTGTCGAGCCGCGTTGCAGCATCCTCTTGCCCCGTCGAAGGTCGGGTTTCAGCCGAAATCACTTACCTCATTATCGCCCCCAAACCACAAGAACCTGCAATCAGGTCCTTCCAATCATTCACCTGAGCCGTAAAACTTCTCAGTTCGTGACGACCTAGCGGATAATGCAATCACAAATGCTAGCAACCGTCGCACCGTCAACATCCCCACCGCTCAAACACCTATAAGCGTCTCAATCATCGCGCCCGCATCTTTGGGCAGACCATCGCCGCGCCATGCGACATGCCCGTCGGGGCGGACCAGCACCAATTTCGTTTCGTAAAGCGAGGCTATTTCCGCATCGTCCACGAATTCTGTCTTCAACGGGACGTTCCGCACCGATGCAGCCTCCACAAGGGGTGCTAGGTCCAAACCTTCTTCAAAACAAAGCAGCATAAATCCGGGTCCAAACAAATCCAGGGTCGAGCGGCCATCTGCCAGCCAGGCGTGGGGCGCGCGGTGTCCGGGTCGCGCAGTTGGCGTATAGGTCATGACGTCAAAAGGCGGCTCTGGCGTGCCGTCTGGCACAATGATGGGTGATCCCTCATAGCGGTAGCCCAGCGGCACGCCTTCCATGTCGTATTCACGGTCAAAGTTCTCAGCGTAGATTGTATCGCCGATGGCTTGCCGGAGTGCAGCACCTGCTTCGGTGTCCTCGTCGGCACCCTCGCCTTTCGGCAATCTGCTGAACTGGTTGTAGTTGCGCGCAGCTTCATCAACGATGTTTTGGGCCACTGGCCGCCGCTCGATATCGTAGGTCTCAACCAGTTTGCTGCCGCCCCACCCCTGCAACACGGCAGCCACTTTCCAGGCTGCATCGACCGCCTCCTGAATACCGGTGTTCATGCCAAAACCACCGGTGGGCGACATCTGGTGCACCGCATCACCGCAAAGAAGCACGCGCCCTGCCTGAAAACGCTCGGCGACAACCCGGCGACGTTCCCACGGTAGAATGGAGAAAATCTCAAACGCGAAGTCGCGCCCGACGGCGCGGCGCAAATGCTGGCCCATTTCCGCGATAGACGGGATGTGACCATTCTCCAGCCGCATCAGCGAGAACCGCCAAAGATCATCGCCGTTGATTGAAACGATATCGCCCCAGATACCCTGACCGTCGGTCAGCCATTGCATGACCGCTCGTCCGTTCTTGAACAAGGCATCATGATCTGTAGACCGGAAGAAGGCGTTGACGTTGAAATTCAACGACATGTCACCCTCAAGACCAATCCCCAGAAGGTCGCGGACAGTGCTGTCGGCCCCGTCACAGGCAATCATGTAATCAGCCCGAACGCTTATGGTTTTGCCATCTTTCAGGGAGCTGATCTTGGCCGTTATCCCATCATCATCCTGCTCAAAGGATTGAAGATCGTGAGAATATGAGAAAATTGCCCTGCCGAGGCTTTTTGCGTGATCGCGCAGGATGGGATCAAAGAATATCTGGGAGCAACGTTGAATGGCCTCGGGTGAATTGACGCATGTCTCGTCCTTGCGTGCCGGAAAATCATAATGGGCCATTTGATAGCCGGTGGTCGCAGTAACAAAGCGGATGGACCGTGGAAAATCCTCTGGAACCGAGCTGTCCTTGACCTTCTGCGATATGCCCCAGCGGCGGCAAAACTCGACGGTCCGGACGCCGACCTGGTTCATCTTTGGATGATTGATGGTGCCGTCGCGGCGCTCGATCACCAGACATTCAATGCCGCGCCAGGCAAGCTCAATGGCGCAGGCGAGCCCCACCGGGCCAGCGCCGACGATCAATACCGGAACCCGAATTTCGACGTCCAAATTCTCTGCCATATCAATTTCCCCCTACGCTTAAATGAACCCAAATTGTTAGCCGTCCGGCAAAGCAGTATGAATCGGCTCAAATTGTGGAAGCCTTTGATGAATGCAAGGCTGATTATGTTCAGTCACCCGTTTCCGGCACCCATTTCAGGCACTCATATCAGGCACCCGGTAGACAAGCGGCGCATGTGGCTCTGGCGGAAGCTCAATGTCGATCGCATCACCCGGTCGCACAAGGCCGCCCTGCAGAACGATGCTCATAACCCCGGTCTTGCGCACCACCCCATTGGGCGTGACTTCCTTGCAATGTTTCAGAAGGCCGGATTGGAAACTGTCGATTTGATGGCATGGATTACGCAGACCGGTCAGCTCGATCACAGCCTCCGATCCAAGCTTGAGACGCGTACCCGTTGGCAGGCCGAGAAGATCAACATGCCGTGTGGCGATATTCTCACCCAGATCACCGGGACGAACAGCGTGCCCATGCTCGGAAACGGCGTCGAAAAGCTCGGTTTGAATCAAATGAACCTGCCTGAGATTAGGCTGTTCCCCAAACCGTTTGATGTGAAAAAGATGCTGATCCGTCGCACCGGCATGAGCGTCGCCTTCAACGCCGAAACCCTCGATCAGAGTAATGGCGTCTTTCGGAGATTTGCTAAAATCATGTTGGCCGCCCAACTGCACGCTAACAACATGAGGAGCATCAGAATTTTTGGCGTTGTTTGGTGTGTAGGAGCGTTTTTCCTGCATGTTTCATCTCAAATCTGAACATGCGTTGGTTGACGTTAACGCCTACGGAGCCTCTTTCGAAGCTCAATGAATTTTTAGCTGATATGGCAAAAGAGAACAAGACGAAGTGCCTGGCAATCAAGACACAAGCCCACAAAAAAGCCGGCGATCAGGTTACCCCAATCGCCGGCTCAATCATTTACCTAAGCGGCAAAACCCTCAGTTCGTAGCAACCTGGCTGATGCGGCCATCCTTGAACGGTGCGTATGGCAGGTTTTCGACCAGATAATCGGCCAGAACCTGATCCAGGCCGGGGCCGAAATCATAGGCGTTCATGCCTTCTGTTTCGAACACCTTGTAGCCATCGCCGCCGCTGCGCATGAAGTTGTTAGACACAACACCATAGGTTTTGGCAGGGTCGATGGCGGTCCAATATCCATCTTCCATGACTTCCACAGATTTGATGCGGCCTTCATTCGGGGCAACGCTTGGGTCCCAGCTGAATTTCACACCCGATACCTGCGGGAAGCGACCTTTCACTTCTTCCACCTGGCTGACACCGTTTTCCAGCGCGGCAATCACATCCGAGCCTTTCAGCTGAAATGTGGAAAGCGTGTTCTGGAACGGCAGCACAGTCAGCACTTCGCCCATGGTCACAGGGCCTGCATCGATGGATGAGCGCAGACCACCAGAGTTGGTAATGGCGATCTGGATGCCCTGATCGGCGACGCGGGTGAGCATGGCATCGGCCACCAGATTGCCCATTTCGCATTCTTCGACACGGCACACGGCGCGGTCGCCCTGAATGAGGCCAGCGGATTCAGACACCACCTTGTTGCGGATTTCATCCAACGGACCAGCGAGTTCGGAAATACGCTCCTTGGTGCCGCCATCTTCAACCACTTCACCATCCATGATGATCGGCTCGCCCT is a genomic window containing:
- a CDS encoding dsDNA nuclease domain-containing protein; this translates as MRFHLRVVLLRDLRLTELKKKLTSTPQREDSGAHTNSRYHYQALCGLVLVLERHKLGGDYALVFEYHDDIWPAAGSVDTELRCFDGIGVIQCREESSVASSSLKR
- a CDS encoding IS3 family transposase (programmed frameshift), with translation MQRRKFSREFKLEAVRLVRERGVSAAQAARDLELHENVLRKWIKEFSADPQYAFPGHCQMRPEQLEIERLRREVRKLKAERDIPKKGHGLLRERSDMKFAFIAKHRGIWPVAWLCAAVDVSRSGFHAWLNRSPSVRSRRDEELLTVIDRSFKSSDRTYGARRVWHDVLAEGLSCGLHRIERLMRESGLRARPRRRGLPKDAGERMAPVSQNILDRAFDAPAPNQKWVADFTYIWTAQGWLYVAVVIDLFSRRVVGWSMSASMSAQFVTDALIMAIWRRGEPDSLLHHSDQGSQYTSEQFQRLMADHGITCSMSRSGNVWDNAAMESFFSSLKTERTARKVYRTRDDAKADVFDYIERFYNPKRRHSTIGYLSPVEFEEVAMLA
- a CDS encoding FAD-dependent monooxygenase, encoding MAENLDVEIRVPVLIVGAGPVGLACAIELAWRGIECLVIERRDGTINHPKMNQVGVRTVEFCRRWGISQKVKDSSVPEDFPRSIRFVTATTGYQMAHYDFPARKDETCVNSPEAIQRCSQIFFDPILRDHAKSLGRAIFSYSHDLQSFEQDDDGITAKISSLKDGKTISVRADYMIACDGADSTVRDLLGIGLEGDMSLNFNVNAFFRSTDHDALFKNGRAVMQWLTDGQGIWGDIVSINGDDLWRFSLMRLENGHIPSIAEMGQHLRRAVGRDFAFEIFSILPWERRRVVAERFQAGRVLLCGDAVHQMSPTGGFGMNTGIQEAVDAAWKVAAVLQGWGGSKLVETYDIERRPVAQNIVDEAARNYNQFSRLPKGEGADEDTEAGAALRQAIGDTIYAENFDREYDMEGVPLGYRYEGSPIIVPDGTPEPPFDVMTYTPTARPGHRAPHAWLADGRSTLDLFGPGFMLLCFEEGLDLAPLVEAASVRNVPLKTEFVDDAEIASLYETKLVLVRPDGHVAWRGDGLPKDAGAMIETLIGV
- a CDS encoding energy-coupling factor ABC transporter permease produces the protein MHIEPGVVDGAKIALSYATSAGAAALVGKMAWDTIRNDGGVSALAMRSVAATMIVFVFFQVLPHYPVGVSEVHFILGSTLYLLFGGGAAAIGLALGLLAQGVFFAPIDLPQYGMNVTTLLLPLWAISALAKRIIAPKTAYVDLSYKQALTLSTAYQGGVVAWVAFWAFYGQGFGAESLSSVASFAAAYMLVVLVEPLADLAVLYGAKTLRSVSSTPLFYGRLHTSAA
- a CDS encoding dsDNA nuclease domain-containing protein translates to MPVHGTGSRPIAIFDDQCAPQNVQFYQVKSKKSGNWTPAALTKRDKKKDKDTRSFLGKMYENAVAFGDSVESATFLSNAPTNFAPSSKNKFCLTECDEGKLAEITKKLEEEFSGESTIKSELLWVSRTDLSLDDADAHAKGKLDAFVVENLGEAEFSLSAVFKAISDECDRKSRATNVDLSDFDEVVSRRGITRLDANGWLQAVSSTVNCPKWEEISADIHLPAPKKIRLRREWNSYRVAVLNPNEAVRKIRRRISSFIKDNDFEGLSLNDLLSLVFTAVAVEARAELMTASDERIEAMILYEAYSID
- a CDS encoding ABC transporter permease, which produces MNLTAVRAIYAFEMNRMWRTLFQSLISPILSTSLYFVVFGSAIGSRIPEIEGVSYGSFIVPGLIMLSLLTQSLSNAAFGIYFPKFTGTIYELLSAPISSFEIVLGYVGAAATKSLILGAIILATASLFVELQIAHPFIMLLFLVLTALTFSLLGFIIGIWADSFEKLQIVPLLVITPLVFLGGSFYSVNMLPPIWQTVTFFNPVLYLVSGFRWSFYEVADVDVTISLAVITLFLVSCISIVWWIFKTGYQVKQ
- a CDS encoding MOSC domain-containing protein; its protein translation is MQEKRSYTPNNAKNSDAPHVVSVQLGGQHDFSKSPKDAITLIEGFGVEGDAHAGATDQHLFHIKRFGEQPNLRQVHLIQTELFDAVSEHGHAVRPGDLGENIATRHVDLLGLPTGTRLKLGSEAVIELTGLRNPCHQIDSFQSGLLKHCKEVTPNGVVRKTGVMSIVLQGGLVRPGDAIDIELPPEPHAPLVYRVPDMSA
- a CDS encoding LysR substrate-binding domain-containing protein, whose product is MKGANTVFWWIVCAGTIDLLIGRLGKPDQMKGISFTQLYMEDVVVVCSPDHPLTRSSRLADISSYQIIYPTPESAIRPLVDLMMIANNINTFSNRIESVSATFGHGLTLTSNALWIISSGVVATDIANGRLVALPIDMRLTNGPIGIMTRAEEDLSPLAQVSRQAAIKAVEELRLR
- a CDS encoding LysR family transcriptional regulator; the protein is MSSARTVPHALYLQSVPGKAHKNPTLWFQKSLKHAAEFLHLTQPAISKTLKELEEIAGVTLLERGRGGVLITPEGEVFLRHAATSLNALDQALNSVSALQKGEQGSLAVGALPSVAARLMPLATQIFKQDFPHITLLLEGGQHSFLVDRLRRND